The Sebastes fasciatus isolate fSebFas1 chromosome 22, fSebFas1.pri, whole genome shotgun sequence genome includes the window tgctaacgagggactaccaacacttagtgacaatgtggcagcctggagaataacacttctcggtcactgccaaagacatcaagaactctcagcaagcatgctgatgctgcgggaaccaacgcacggacatcgatcacagggacgtccaacaccaacacacatggacgtactgaggagagatgcttgtattatcactctttccatccaccactattggttttgtgttatcagtcctacttgtattagctattacagctggtAGGCTACTATTGTGTCTCTATGGTTccactatggtgtacggtcatagacctgctctatatataaagcgtcttgagataacttctgttgtgatttgacgctatacaaaaataaattaaattgaattgaattgaataaatatatatacataaattgctcttaatataatatatatatatatatatataaattggatattatgtaataaataattggtcataatataataaatatatatataaattggtcataatataataaatatatatataaattggtcataatataataaatatatataaattaattggtcataatataataaatatatatatatataaatgggtCATAATATATCATTGAGTGAACCTGGGACGCCGTGAATCACTGCTGAACCCTCTGGAGGTGTCGTGGGCCTCTCAGCGAAACAGCGAGGAAAGAGGGCACGCACTTGATAACCCAGAAGATGCCATCGCTCCGAAGATGCCATCGCTCCGTTTTGGTAAATTTTCATGGtgttttcataaaagtataaCCTAAGATAAATATATCATGTTTTTACACAGAATGTTCATATACTAGGGTATTTTGgttaaaatataaatcaatgtaTCATTTATTCTTTCACACAAGCTAATGATAATATTACATAAAGTAATGTGTGTCTGATGCATTAGTGAGGGAAAACACACTGCCACTCTAGTTGGGAGAAGTAGAGCATGGCAGGGGGTTTCTAGCAGAAGGATGAGGCCAGCAAGGCTCCAGCAAGCCTGCAGCATCAGATGCAACGTTACATCCAGGCTTGTAGACAAGtgcgaggggggggggggcggttTGCAAGCGAGTGGCGACACACGAACGAGGGCTGCTGCTGTAGGCAAGATGAGGAGGCTCTGAGATTTTACACCTTGAGCTGGTGGCGTGAATGGAGGAGGCTCGGGGTAAAACGTTCAGAATCGTAAATCTGTCAGAGATGGGACCAAAATAAGTCAGAATCGCTGAGTTTGCAAGAAAATAATGAGTTTTGGGCATTTTGCCCACCGAGGGTAAAGAACATGTAAGAGAATTGTGAATGAAGCTCGTGGTGTATAAGGAGGACTGGTTTGTCACGTATCAGTTCGTCCTCCGTTCAAACTGACGACTCGTGTTTGTTTTTGGCGACAGAAATAAACACTTTTGCACCAAACTTTGAAAACTTCTCCAGTGCAGTTTTTGATCTGATTTTGAAGATTCCAGTAGACCTTAATTTTATAAGAAGTGTTGAAGATAAGAGAAGCAGTTTACTATCGGCCCAAGACGTTTTCTTGACCTTCAACAGCTCACTTGACCACCCTACTGAGTCGAGGCAGCAGGCTATGGGTGGGCAACTGAAGGGATCCCAACAACTAGTCCTATGGAACAGATTCaccacaaacattcaacatcaacacatgtggagatacatggttttcactggacaggaaggggatgaaaaactgtcatctgcaaagtaactaaagctgtcagataaatgtagtggagcaaaaagtacaatatgtccctcagagatgtagtggaggagaAGTAGGAAGTAGCACGAAATGGAATTAAGTACAGTACTAAAGtactaaatgtacttagttaccttCCACCACTGAATATAATAAGGTTGATTAATAAAATCCTCTGTGTACCTGTTGTTTCCCTCCTGACCTCCAGGTGGAGACTTTCTGTCACTTTAAAGTGAAAAACCAGACCGGAAGTACTTGTAACCGGAAGTGTGGTTGTCCCTTTGTGATCTCGGGCTGGCGGCGGGATAGTTGTTCCGTTAGCTGACGAGCAGATTAGATCCGTTTCGAGGCGGCAGAGCTGCAGGTGaacccgcacacacacaggtaaacacTTTAATAACGTTTCTTTGATGTTAGCACGCTGGGCTAGCTGCGATGCTAACCAGctagttagcctgttagcttcgacctgctgctgtgtggctaactgctaacgttagccttagCTCACTTTAATGTGTGCTCGTGTTCTCTGGTTGTGTTTTAGTTCAGTTTGAGAGGAGTTTCTCAGTTTGTCTCAGTCGCTTTGCTTCGTTTCTAGAATCATCCTCAACATGTGTAAAACAGGAAGTGCGTTTCTCCAAACAGCTGGTCCAAACCTGTCTCTGTGAACTGTCTCTTTAACCAGATCACACACATTCAGGCTGCAGCTGTGTGACCTTTGATAGTTTCCATGGAAACCAGAGCATCCCTAAGAGAAGAGCTGCAGCTGTTTCCAGCAAACATGGACCATGTTATCAGCAATACGTGGATGGGAGTCAAACCAGAGGAGACAGCAGGACCTGAACATCTACGTGTGAGTCCAGGACAACAGAGTCCAGCAGTCAGAGTGGAGACCTGCTGGATAtcagagaccaggaccaggagcccGTTTCAGAAAGCAGCTTTAACAAACTCTGAGATGGAAAAGTTTTCAGttccagaacagctgatcagagtttgtTCAATCAAATGTGAGGATGAAAACAGCCTTCATCAATGGAGCTCCGATACTacgattcaccatggcaacaggtaaaTAAGAGGCAGAGCCTCCATCTGGATCCAGTCCACATAGAgatattaaaggtcacatattatgctcatttccaggttcatagatgtattttaatgttgcacttgaacatttttacatgctgcaatgttcaaaaaaccctttattcttctcatactgcagcctgagtctgccttcctcagagcctaattcagcctctgtctgaaaacccctgattcacagcctgtctcctcccactctgctctgattggtcagcgttttctgtcaatcaaacgtcctcaacaacacagcgtcactatctccccctccctcccggagaagctctggagagagaggagtggagagagaggagctagaataaagtttataaaccactttaaagtttataaaccagaaacttcacccagcgcacgtgaccggaggaatctgatcagaaatcggcgacaaatgatgaacctctgcggtccagactccaggttttcctgacggtttctctcaggtaaataatgctatttatagctctgttagttagctcagtgtttaccttatgcatcaactctgtaaaccgtaaacatacactctgttttacgtttgactttacagatccatctgtgagaaatgaccgacagaatcatcccagaggagagcagacagctgagagcagatagctgtgagcagatgggagatacagagctaacccgttagcatgtagctacatgctgaacgggttagctacatgctaccgctatgacacggtgtgtaaacacagcgaccatcagggtggaaaatagaagatgtgaaacagtagtcagttcattatttctgctaaaagataaatgtatggaagatcagagtaatggtatattatttacaatagtagctgtctctgtgttaccatgactacagaccaccggagcttagcttaccatagtttaccagagctgaagactttctcctgtaccatgttaacttaactgcaggtgagatgattacaaatgctgtgaataattaatattgtcatctgtcaactcaaataaagtttgactgtgaaacagaaatgtgttgtgttgcttacaagtcactatttactacctgtactctgctacatgcatgacatcaaatatatataatatataaatatcatctgtttaaacagtgtaattacataaagcctttgtgaaagaacatgttatatttagatgatgggagtacatgaagcctgttccgctggttcttgcagactaacagtaagagctactttgctcaagttcggttgaggaggagagacagtgacgcgctgtggggcggggtcagctactgaaggttctgctctggttcgaccaggaaaccctcacgtggcttgcattctcaaacgacgtcagaagagaaggaaaagctgcgcagcgtttttcgacacccatttccggacaaacggagcaggagaaaaagagagagagtacCATAGtatcttttatgatactatggtgacttgtagacacactggggacagatattgatgtttaaaagacatggaaaagtgcattttgcataataggtgacctttaatgcATGGATACGCTGACTGTGTGTTAGACTGTagcctacattacattaaatagatttattcagctttaatgtgacggGACAAAACACAGGAGAAGCAACCGAAGATGAAAAATATCAAATCTATCcgtcagagacagagagatgtgaCTGTGAGCTCTAGTAGAATAATTTTATTTGGATCTCGGCTCAACAGCATTCatgagaaaataaaacactaatcacactttctgaaacagagaccaggaccagggccaggagcactacaagagcgaaacggaggaggagcagcagaaccCGGACCTGCGGACCAACAAGGTCCccagaaaaacagcagcaggctcGTCCTCTGATCCCACCGATGTTCAGGTCAGTGTTCATGACTTCATGGCTTCATAACGACAccaagaagaggagaaaacagcTCCAACTTTTCATCATATCTACTGATAGGGGGGGGTTGTATTAGTGTCAGAACTGCCTAAAAATGGCCTTGGGCGCTCACATAAAGACCCTCTCCTTCTCAAAGTCCCGGACTGGATTTCAGTCCCAGTCCACCTCTGGACCATGGGACACAcccagttttcttcatctcagtatatgtggaggtagaaggaagttgagtaacgtgacgtcatatccgtcaaccaaaacaaacctcagaaagtataaaacgttggagggtctgcgttgatacgacctgcaccctcacatgttaaatccagcgtgataaacactacacatccagtaaaggatggaaacactggGTGGTTGCAGTATGAGtgtaacacacacaaaagagtCTCTGAGCTCCGTTAAACTAGTCGACTGAGAGAAGTATGAAAGAATATGTTTTAGAGGGATTTTCTCTAAAACTTTCTCCCGGACTGACCACACCCAGAAGGTAGAAAACGGCCAGACTCTGTTCAGCTGAGGAGACGGAGTCGTTGCGGATGGgctcagatcagtctcaatattcaCTAAAGAAGACAGAAGGAGTCACACATGGATTtggtgatttatatataaatgagtctctccacaaaaatatttatCAAAGCACACAAAAATAGTAATCATCCACAAAAAaatccacataaaaaaataaggttcacaaatatatttctgatgcacactaatatgtcttgttttaaaCAAAAGTAATAGAAACCCACAAATATATTGTAGAACCCAAACACTACAGACAGCAGGTTGGGACACCGTTCATAAATCActaattaatcgcacattttttatcacttcaaaatgcaccttaaagggagatttatcaagttttcaataataatgataaataatcgtgatcatcattttggccataatcgtgcagccctaatggaAATTGATACATATCATTACGCCcctgtttattgattatatgttTATTGATTGCCCTTTTTTTCACAAGAAAAAGTGTCAACAATAGTCTTtctgtattcttattttacaggCGTTGAAGGAGTGTTACATCCCGCTGACACGTGTCAGGATCAGCAGTGCGATGTTGGCTGCGTTGGACGCCGTTGGACGCTCAGCAGCTGTTCCAAAAGGCCAAAAGGTCATCTGCAGGTTCATTTTCTCTGTTAGCTGAGgccttatatatattaaagtgtcctcttcttcctgaaatactctaaattaaTAAGCCAAGACTGCTGATATTGGCCAAAAGGAAAAATGCCTCAAATATGGCTTAAAAATCTTTATAGTGTATAGTATGCTGTACGTTAGCGTGCGGTACGTTAGCGTGCCGTACGTTTGTATGCTGTACGTTAGTATGCCGTACCTGTACCTGCTGTACCTGCTGTACCtcctcaggtactctgtatactacctacTCAGGTACTCTGtgtactacctgctcaggtattGAAATGAGGTCTCTACCTCAATGTGTTTCTGAGTTTAAATAAATTGAATGATTGAATGACTTAGTGCGTGGTTTGGGTTAATCTTCAACTATACTGGGtcttacatttcccataatgcaactccatAATGGAGATGTGGCCTGATTATTAATACATGTCAAGGGGGCGTCAGTGGAGACCAATCAAATGTCTACAGAGGGATACGGCCCTGCAGTTGGTTGTCACAGGTGGTAGTGCATTAGTCAGACTGGAACATTGTGGGTTATGTTCCACTGACATGCTCTAAATGTTCTTTATGGTTCTAGATAGGTCGCTTCACCATGGCATCTCACTGactctctctatctttctgtatgtctgttgctatagaaacagagaggaagaaagaaactgATTCATCAGAgagttcacactggagagaaaccctacagctgtgatgaatgtggagcagctttcactagatctggtcacctgaaaacacatcaacacattcacactggagagaaaccctacagctgtgatgaatgtggagcagcgttCACTCAATCAGGTACcctgaaaacacatcaacgcattcatactggagagaaaccctacagctgtgatgaatgtggagcagctttcactgaaTCTGGTaacctgaaaatacatcaacgcattcacactggagagaaaccctacagctgtgatgaatgtggagcagctttcactgaaTCTGTtcacctgaaaacacatcaacgcattcacactggagagaaaccctacagctgtgatgaatgtggagcagcttttaCTACATCAAGTaacctgaaaacacatcaacgcattcacactggagagaaaccgtactggtgtgaccaatgtggcaAATCTTTTTCTCATGATAGTCACCTTAAAACACACCAACGtcttcacactggagagaaaccgtaccggtgtgaccaatgtggtaaaactTTTTCTAAGGGTGGTAACCTTAAAAGACACCAACTCATTCACACTGCATCGTTGTGAACATGTTTCAGAGCCTAGCTAGCTGTTTCCTTCTGCCTCCTCCACATGCTCTGATAGCTGTGTTGTCATATTCTCAGCTTCTCTGCACATTGAAGTCTGACCAACAGTAACTTCATGTTCTAAACAGAATGAATGTTATTGTGGCTACGACTACATACTGGCCTTTATTcctgtaatatatttttttctttaccatCCATTAATctgttgaatattttctggATGAATTGTTTTGAAACGACCAGAAACTGTTGACTGTAGTCGACCCCCTGGGCCTGTGCTCTGTAGACCCGTTCAACAATCTATCCACAAGTCGACAGCTGGAGAAAGATCAAGGAGGACATTCACATCCGACACCAGAGACCAGCTTTGAACAGAAAAAGGGGTTACCATCTCCCCCCGAATACAACCAGCTgttatcatgtgactgtgttgGACTAGCGTCATGTGATGACAACTGAGGAAGTATAAGTGCTGAAGAAGGCCATGGGATAtggtcaaaagctccagaagGGAGTATGTGAGCCTTGAGTTTAGAATGATTTATTCCAGATGTGATcccattattgtttttatctgcttCATACATATTCTCTTGTTCTTATTGTTTCATAGTTCAACATTATATTTTCCCCCTTTGTGTAGTTTTCATtgaataatctttattttacatttatattcagtttttattttctttgactGAATGTGGTTTTGAATCTGTTTATGTTCTCATTAAATTAGTCGACACAAAGAGATGCTTTGACTCCTCATTTGAAACTGTTTCCATCTATCAATATTTGTTAAGCTGTTGTAATCGACGTTCTCAGCCTTAACATTATTTTAGGACTAAATCGTGAGCTTATTGGACTCATTATCATTAATGATCTTACAGGAGTCAGATAATAAATTACCTCAGTAGTTAAAGcccacacagcagctgtgactgacattttaaaatgttcctaAAAGCAGAAGTGAATTATTAAACTttaataaatctaaatatttgttgtgtgtgtttaaaagtgtttcatttctgttggtGTCGCTGTAAAGCAGATGACATCATTCTCCTGTTCACTAATATTCATGAGCTCCCTCTCCTCATTGGTTACTGATAAAAGGGAAACTAACCTGTGAGCTAAGAGTTCCTGTAACACTGACCCGACGGGAAAGCAATGATTTTACCTCCGATGCAGTATTATTTGACTTTATCAACCACCATCAGTCCAAAGATTAAAGTTTATAGAAAATcaactacatacagtatatatacttgAGTAGTCTAGGTTAGGACAAATTggtcataatattatatatataaataaattggtcatagtataataaatataaatatatatatatatatatatatatataaactgggggaaaaaagttcgTAAACttatgtttggtggattatttctctgttgttacaatgctaattggcattgtattttacatcgttggaaagcctgtttatttaccttcgcaatgatgtccaacttgtaaggatcatgcatttgtgggatgagcagcatagctgattatgtgggtagcgcccaagaaaaatttgccaaaatgctctgccaatggtaaacagtgtattctcctgttggtattgactcttgttttgagttgtttggtggattggatgattgaactctctatcagtaacaaggaacaaacaagacatattggctattttacactttattaatttaatacaccgtcaggagcctcagtagcggtggaagatccatacgcagccacaacagtctggcacctcctcctcatgctggtcaccaacctggtcacacgttgctgtgggatggcgttccattcctcaaccaggattcgttgcaggtcagccagcgtggttgtgttggtcactctaacacgtacagcacgcccaagctgatcctacaagtgttgaattgggttgaggtgtggactcttggcaggccgttccattctctctactcccacattgtggaggtagtctgtgataaccctggctctgtggggacgagcgttgtcatcttggaggatgaagttaggtcccagattgtggagatatgggatcgccactggctgcagaatctcatcccggtatctcactgcattgaaatggccttcaatgatgacaagccttgttttgccaggaCTTTTAcatggactcatcactgaacatgacattcccccacatgttcaggttccattgtctgtattgtcgacaccagcgcaaacgggcctgacggtgaagggcagtcattgcaggcttcctggtagccttatgagaatacactgtttaccattggcagagcattttggcaaatttttcttgggcgctacccacataatcagctgtgctgctcatcccacaaatgcatgatccttacaagttgcacatcattgcaaaggtaaataaacaggccttccaacgatgtaaaatacaatgaccattagcattgtaacaacagagaaataatccaccaaacacaagtttccgaacttttttttccagtatatatatatatatacatataagtatatatgtatatatatatataaattggtcaTAATATATCATTGGGTGAACTgtcatctgtaaagtaactaaagctgtcagataaatgtagtggagtaaaaagtacaatatttccctctgagatgtagtggaggagaagcaggaagtagcaggaaatggaaatactcaagtaaagtagctTGAATTAAGTATAGTACTAAAgtattaaatgtacttagttacattccaccactgaatatAATAAGGTTGATTAATAAAATCCTCTGTGTACCTGTTGTTTCCCTCCTGACCTCCAGGTGGAGACTCTCTGTCACTTTAAAGTGAAAAACCAGACCGGAAGTACTTGTAACCGGAAGTGTGGTTGTCTCGTTGTGACCTCTGGCTGGCTGCGGgatagttttttatttttttattaaacaaattcaaatttacaaacaacatggctcatatATCATTGCATTCAAGTAaaaaggacaaggtgcatacagaaTAAGAACAAATagaatatgtaaaattatacatgaaaataataaaaaattaaattaagggctaggGCTGTACATGTAATTCGtattcttctattatactaagaagtttcaatgcatttttttcatgaatttaagGGCGTTTATGTGAGAAAGGTACTCGGAATGAAACACATTTAAcctaggtttcactttcatatacttggatttgtgcaaataaaattttccaagaatgagaatgttattcaccagaaagtcatctttgttgTTGTCCATGACAAGTccataaacaatgtccttttgagagaagtttcccagatgagaaacttttgggaaaagccagtcatgtatatgaagccataaagctccagaatacatacaatgaaaaaataaatgatcagtagtttcagtatcatcacaaaatacacaattaTTGGTTTCAATTCCAAATCGTTGTCGCAACAAATCACTGGATGGATACACtctgtttaatattttaaaatggatttctTTTGCTTTGGGAGTTATGGGGAATTTTAGATATTTAGTTCGTAACATGTGAATAGTTCCTTTCTGATAGATTTGTAAAATTGAGTTTCTGTAAGATATTATAGGGTATGAGATGTGATTAAACATAtttctaatt containing:
- the LOC141761184 gene encoding uncharacterized protein LOC141761184; this encodes MPYLYLLYLLYLLRYSKQRGRKKLIHQRVHTGEKPYSCDECGAAFTRSGHLKTHQHIHTGEKPYSCDECGAAFTQSGTLKTHQRIHTGEKPYSCDECGAAFTESGNLKIHQRIHTGEKPYSCDECGAAFTESVHLKTHQRIHTGEKPYSCDECGAAFTTSSNLKTHQRIHTGEKPYWCDQCGKSFSHDSHLKTHQRLHTGEKPYRCDQCGKTFSKGGNLKRHQLIHTASL